A genomic window from Brassica oleracea var. oleracea cultivar TO1000 chromosome C8, BOL, whole genome shotgun sequence includes:
- the LOC106310681 gene encoding calmodulin-like protein 8 isoform X1, with translation MEDTALTKDQIIEFKEVFCLLDKDGDVTGRITVEELLTVIRWLDQNPTEQELHDIITEIDSDGNATIEFAEFLNLMTNKLQENDAEEELKEVFTVFDKDQNGYISASELSHVMINLGEKLTDEEVEQMIKEADLDGDGQVNYDEFVKMMINIG, from the exons ATGGAAGACACAGCACTGACAAAGGATCAGATCATCGAGTTCAAAGAGGTCTTTTGTCTCTTGGACAAAGACGGCGACG TAACAGGTCGTATAACGGTAGAAGAACTTTTAACAGTGATCCGTTGGTTGGATCAGAATCCAACAGAACAAGAACTTCACGATATCATCACTGAGATCGACTCCGATGGTAATGCCACCATTGAATTTGCTGAGTTTCTTAACCTCATGACCAACAAACTTCAG GAAAATGACGCAGAAGAAGAGCTGAAAGAAGTATTCACAGTCTTTGACAAAGACCAAAATGGTTATATCTCTGCCAGTGAG TTGAGTCATGTAATGATAAATCTAGGGGAAAAGCTAACAGATGAAGAAGTTGAACAAATGATAAAGGAGGCAGATTTGGATGGTGATGGCCAAGTCAACTATGATGAATTTGTCAAGATGATGATCAACATTGGCTAA
- the LOC106307942 gene encoding uncharacterized protein LOC106307942 isoform X2: MGNNNATANLTEEESTKLETNGMSPLENVPVETTQDQVFLVGEGKDGDKQRESFSDGVTGKETPETEPQSKELDKDPQVTKVEEDMSRNGLVTETDEQLHKNTSVGEGVETVCEPTKWEEFNETAGTEEKLVMNESLEETAPAGNVVRLDQEICMEQRTWFPEIEPQEILNLDSGVLDDEVINEGKADKEISEPGSQGSNAIGFEDYKEEKDMEIAREAASLKRMSRCRSLPVRNNSRVKGDSPVQGLVSEVAYPSRNKTGFDKAKTSDILPVSCQTSNKGQETTKAINESSKEAKLEMRSPSFSNDLRIEERSNEPTEETPLLSQDKTEKYKATLDVEEEAVMLKRSETEKIRGFELSLGLSMNLSGRCDADDSFKETESSEDNLLEEKRNMSETLLVSCVGSKKAEDTNDVISERNKGDVLEMRSPSSGIDLRTKERSGKSTEETSLLSQDKTEAYNSTPNVEEKTVMLKRSETEKLRGFELSLGLSMNLSGRCDGDGSSSSKAQEASLLCQDKTETYEATIDVEKKTVMLKRSESEETRGFELSRELSMKPGERSEADDSLKENKDSGDNLLDKKASWGSMRGRVRKRSKSSLFGTCLCCNIAMN; encoded by the exons ATGGGAAACAACAACGCAACCGCCAATTTAACAG AAGAAGAAAGCACAAAGCTAGAAACCAATGGAATGTCTCCGTTGGAGAATGTTCCCGTGGAGACCACGCAAGATCAGGTGTTTCTTGTAGGTGAAGGCAAAGATGGAGATAAACAGAGGGAGAGCTTCTCTGATGGTGTTACAG GTAAAGAGACTCCTGAAACAGAACCACAAAGCAAGGAATTAGATAAAGATCCACAAGTGACCAAGGTTGAAGAAGATATGAGTCGCAATGGCTTGGTAACGGAAACCGATGAGCAGCTACATAAAAATACATCAGTTGGAGAAG GTGTTGAAACTGTGTGTGAACCGACAAAATGGGAAGAGTTCAATGAAACTGCTGGAACTGAAGAAAAGCTGGTCATGAATGAGTCTCTAGAAGAAACTGCTCCTGCAGGGAACGTTGTAAGGCTTGATCAAGAGATCTGTATGGAACAAAGAACATGGTTTCCTGAAATCGAGCCCCAGGAGATTCTGAATCTGGACAGTGGCGTTCTTGATGATGAAGTTATAAATGAAGGAAAAGCTGACAAGGAGATCTCTGAACCTGGTTCACAAGGATCAAACGCGATCGGTTTTGAAGATTATAAGGAAGAGAAGGACATGGAGATAGCAAGAGAAGCAGCAAGTCTGAAACGCATGTCTCGATGCAGATCTCTACCAGTGAGGAACAATAGTAGAGTTAAGGGAGACTCGCCGGTTCAAGGATTGGTTTCAGAGGTTGCGTATCCTTCAAGAAACAAAACGGGTTTCGATAAAGCCAAAACGTCAGACATTCTGCCTG TTTCTTGCCAAACAAGCAACAAAGGGCAAGAAACTACTAAAGCAATAAATGAAAGCAGCAAAGAAGCTAAACTTGAGATGCGATCTCCCAGCTTTAGTAATGATCTAAGAATCGAGGAAAGGAGCAATGAGCCGACAGAAGAAACTCCTTTACTCTCTCAAGACAAGACTGAGAAATACAAGGCAACACTTGATGTGGAAGAGGAAGCTGTAATGCTGAAGAGAAGCGAGACTGAGAAAATAAGAGGCTTTGAGTTGTCTCTAGGGTTGTCGATGAACCTCAGTGGGAGATGTGACGCAGATGATAGCTTCAAAGAAACCGAGAGCTCAGAAGATAACTTGCTGGAGGAAAAACGTAACATGTCTGAGACTCTGCTTGTTTCTTGTGTAGGAAGCAAAAAGGCAGAAGATACTAATGATGTGATAAGTGAAAGAAACAAAGGAGATGTACTTGAGATGCGGTCACCGAGCTCTGGAATTGACCTAAGAACCAAAGAAAGAAGCGGTAAATCTACAGAGGAAACTTCTTTACTCTCGCAGGATAAGACTGAGGCATACAACTCAACACCCAATGTGGAAGAGAAAACCGTGATGCTAAAGAGAAGTGAGACTGAGAAACTAAGAGGCTTTGAGTTGTCTCTAGGGCTGTCCATGAATCTCAGTGGGAGATGTGACGGAGATG GAAGCAGCAGCAGCAAAGCGCAAGAAGCTTCGTTACTTTGTCAAGACAAGACAGAGACATATGAGGCAACAATTGATGTGGAAAAGAAAACTGTGATGCTGAAGAGAAGTGAGTCTGAGGAAACAAGAGGCTTTGAGTTGTCTCGAGAGTTGTCCATGAAACCTGGTGAGAGATCCGAGGCAGATGATAGCCTGAAAGAAAACAAAGACTCAGGAGACAACTTGCTGGACAAGAAAGCTTCTTGGGGTTCTATGAGAGGCAGAGTCAGAAAAAGGAGCAAATCTTCGCTATTTGGAACATGCCTCTGCTGCAACATTGCAATGAATTGA
- the LOC106307942 gene encoding uncharacterized protein LOC106307942 isoform X1 codes for MGNNNATANLTEEESTKLETNGMSPLENVPVETTQDQVFLVGEGKDGDKQRESFSDGVTGKETPETEPQSKELDKDPQVTKVEEDMSRNGLVTETDEQLHKNTSVGEGVETVCEPTKWEEFNETAGTEEKLVMNESLEETAPAGNVVRLDQEICMEQRTWFPEIEPQEILNLDSGVLDDEVINEGKADKEISEPGSQGSNAIGFEDYKEEKDMEIAREAASLKRMSRCRSLPVRNNSRVKGDSPVQGLVSEVAYPSRNKTGFDKAKTSDILPVSCQTSNKGQETTKAINESSKEAKLEMRSPSFSNDLRIEERSNEPTEETPLLSQDKTEKYKATLDVEEEAVMLKRSETEKIRGFELSLGLSMNLSGRCDADDSFKETESSEDNLLEEKRNMSETLLVSCVGSKKAEDTNDVISERNKGDVLEMRSPSSGIDLRTKERSGKSTEETSLLSQDKTEAYNSTPNVEEKTVMLKRSETEKLRGFELSLGLSMNLSGRCDGDGSFKEINSSEDNLGDKEANTSETLFVSCVGSSSSKAQEASLLCQDKTETYEATIDVEKKTVMLKRSESEETRGFELSRELSMKPGERSEADDSLKENKDSGDNLLDKKASWGSMRGRVRKRSKSSLFGTCLCCNIAMN; via the exons ATGGGAAACAACAACGCAACCGCCAATTTAACAG AAGAAGAAAGCACAAAGCTAGAAACCAATGGAATGTCTCCGTTGGAGAATGTTCCCGTGGAGACCACGCAAGATCAGGTGTTTCTTGTAGGTGAAGGCAAAGATGGAGATAAACAGAGGGAGAGCTTCTCTGATGGTGTTACAG GTAAAGAGACTCCTGAAACAGAACCACAAAGCAAGGAATTAGATAAAGATCCACAAGTGACCAAGGTTGAAGAAGATATGAGTCGCAATGGCTTGGTAACGGAAACCGATGAGCAGCTACATAAAAATACATCAGTTGGAGAAG GTGTTGAAACTGTGTGTGAACCGACAAAATGGGAAGAGTTCAATGAAACTGCTGGAACTGAAGAAAAGCTGGTCATGAATGAGTCTCTAGAAGAAACTGCTCCTGCAGGGAACGTTGTAAGGCTTGATCAAGAGATCTGTATGGAACAAAGAACATGGTTTCCTGAAATCGAGCCCCAGGAGATTCTGAATCTGGACAGTGGCGTTCTTGATGATGAAGTTATAAATGAAGGAAAAGCTGACAAGGAGATCTCTGAACCTGGTTCACAAGGATCAAACGCGATCGGTTTTGAAGATTATAAGGAAGAGAAGGACATGGAGATAGCAAGAGAAGCAGCAAGTCTGAAACGCATGTCTCGATGCAGATCTCTACCAGTGAGGAACAATAGTAGAGTTAAGGGAGACTCGCCGGTTCAAGGATTGGTTTCAGAGGTTGCGTATCCTTCAAGAAACAAAACGGGTTTCGATAAAGCCAAAACGTCAGACATTCTGCCTG TTTCTTGCCAAACAAGCAACAAAGGGCAAGAAACTACTAAAGCAATAAATGAAAGCAGCAAAGAAGCTAAACTTGAGATGCGATCTCCCAGCTTTAGTAATGATCTAAGAATCGAGGAAAGGAGCAATGAGCCGACAGAAGAAACTCCTTTACTCTCTCAAGACAAGACTGAGAAATACAAGGCAACACTTGATGTGGAAGAGGAAGCTGTAATGCTGAAGAGAAGCGAGACTGAGAAAATAAGAGGCTTTGAGTTGTCTCTAGGGTTGTCGATGAACCTCAGTGGGAGATGTGACGCAGATGATAGCTTCAAAGAAACCGAGAGCTCAGAAGATAACTTGCTGGAGGAAAAACGTAACATGTCTGAGACTCTGCTTGTTTCTTGTGTAGGAAGCAAAAAGGCAGAAGATACTAATGATGTGATAAGTGAAAGAAACAAAGGAGATGTACTTGAGATGCGGTCACCGAGCTCTGGAATTGACCTAAGAACCAAAGAAAGAAGCGGTAAATCTACAGAGGAAACTTCTTTACTCTCGCAGGATAAGACTGAGGCATACAACTCAACACCCAATGTGGAAGAGAAAACCGTGATGCTAAAGAGAAGTGAGACTGAGAAACTAAGAGGCTTTGAGTTGTCTCTAGGGCTGTCCATGAATCTCAGTGGGAGATGTGACGGAGATGGTAGCTTCAAAGAAATCAATAGCTCAGAAGATAACTTGGGGGACAAGGAAGCTAACACGTCTGAGACTCTCTTTGTTTCTTGTGTAGGAAGCAGCAGCAGCAAAGCGCAAGAAGCTTCGTTACTTTGTCAAGACAAGACAGAGACATATGAGGCAACAATTGATGTGGAAAAGAAAACTGTGATGCTGAAGAGAAGTGAGTCTGAGGAAACAAGAGGCTTTGAGTTGTCTCGAGAGTTGTCCATGAAACCTGGTGAGAGATCCGAGGCAGATGATAGCCTGAAAGAAAACAAAGACTCAGGAGACAACTTGCTGGACAAGAAAGCTTCTTGGGGTTCTATGAGAGGCAGAGTCAGAAAAAGGAGCAAATCTTCGCTATTTGGAACATGCCTCTGCTGCAACATTGCAATGAATTGA
- the LOC106310681 gene encoding calmodulin-like protein 8 isoform X2 has protein sequence MEDTALTKDQIIEFKEVFCLLDKDGDVTGRITVEELLTVIRWLDQNPTEQELHDIITEIDSDGNATIEFAEFLNLMTNKLQLSHVMINLGEKLTDEEVEQMIKEADLDGDGQVNYDEFVKMMINIG, from the exons ATGGAAGACACAGCACTGACAAAGGATCAGATCATCGAGTTCAAAGAGGTCTTTTGTCTCTTGGACAAAGACGGCGACG TAACAGGTCGTATAACGGTAGAAGAACTTTTAACAGTGATCCGTTGGTTGGATCAGAATCCAACAGAACAAGAACTTCACGATATCATCACTGAGATCGACTCCGATGGTAATGCCACCATTGAATTTGCTGAGTTTCTTAACCTCATGACCAACAAACTTCAG TTGAGTCATGTAATGATAAATCTAGGGGAAAAGCTAACAGATGAAGAAGTTGAACAAATGATAAAGGAGGCAGATTTGGATGGTGATGGCCAAGTCAACTATGATGAATTTGTCAAGATGATGATCAACATTGGCTAA
- the LOC106307943 gene encoding uncharacterized protein LOC106307943 has translation MADDKWTDEEVRYFFALYADEKKKGNRPRSGMNLAGREFIVNKFEEKFGKRWIWDRFKNKVDISRKAYVKFKKLTHNRTGLVYDALGRLEMSDAWWDQRIAEWQGARKYKTKVPPNMDVFEAEFGAVTVSGAEGWCAQQGEASLDSRVDVEKDDESDSVDTGMPAPREGTSRAGGSKRKRKEFDQEPYAW, from the exons ATGGCTGATGAT AAATGGACCGATGAAGAAGTTAGGTATTTCTTTGCTCTTTATGCTGATGAGAAAAAGAAAGGGAACAGACCAAGGAGTGGCATGAATCTAGCTGGAAGAGAGTTCATCGTAAATAAGTTTGAAGAGAAATTTGGTAAGAGATGGATATGGGACAGGTTTAAGAACAAGGTTGATATTAGTAGAAAAGCATATGTCAAGTTCAAGAAGCTTACCCACAATAGAACCGGGCTTGTCTATGATGCTTTGGGAAGGTTGGAGATGTCGGATGCTTGGTGGGATCAACGCATTGCG GAATGGCAAGGTGCAAGAAAGTATAAGACCAAAGTGCCTCCAAACATGGATGTGTTTGAAGCAGAGTTTGGTGCTGTTACTGTAAGTGGAGCAGAAGGATGGTGTGCTCAGCAAGGAGAAGCTAGCTTAGATTCTAGAGTAGATGTAGAGAAGGATGACGAGTCTGATTCAGTTGACACTGGGATGCCAGCACCAAGAGAAGGAACAAGTAGAGCTGGAGGTTCAAAAAGAAAGCGTAAGGAATTTGATCAAGAGCCTTACGCTTGGTGA
- the LOC106309794 gene encoding DNA-directed RNA polymerase V subunit 7, with amino-acid sequence MFLKVELPWNVMIPAENMDAKGLMLKRTILIQLLEAFASKRATKELGYYLTVTSLDKIGEGKIREHTGEVMFPVVFSGMTFKIFKGEILEGVVHKVLRHGVFMRCGPVENVYLSHVKMPDYKYLPGENPIFMNEKMSRIQVDTLVRFVVIGTKWMEVEKEFQALASLEGDYLGPISEE; translated from the coding sequence ATGTTTCTCAAAGTCGAGTTGCCATGGAACGTGATGATCCCAGCCGAAAACATGGATGCGAAAGGTCTCATGCTGAAGAGGACCATTCTGATTCAGTTGCTAGAGGCCTTTGCTTCGAAGAGAGCAACCAAGGAGCTTGGCTACTACTTAACAGTCACATCTCTAGACAAGATCGGAGAAGGCAAAATCAGGGAGCACACCGGTGAGGTCATGTTCCCTGTCGTTTTCAGCGGGATGACCTTCAAGATCTTCAAAGGAGAGATACTTGAGGGTGTGGTGCACAAGGTGCTGAGGCACGGTGTCTTCATGAGGTGTGGTCCTGTCGAGAACGTCTACCTCTCTCACGTCAAGATGCCTGATTACAAGTACCTCCCGGGAGAGAACCCCATCTTCATGAACGAGAAGATGTCTAGGATTCAGGTTGACACTTTGGTTAGGTTTGTGGTGATTGGGACCAAGTGGATGGAAGTAGAGAAGGAGTTTCAGGCGTTGGCTAGCCTTGAAGGGGACTATCTTGGACCCATCTCTGAAGAGTGA
- the LOC106312341 gene encoding ADP-ribosylation factor-like protein 5 encodes MGAFASRFWFMMFPAKEYKIVVVGLDNAGKTTTLYKLHLGEVVTTHPTVGSNVEELVYKNIRFEVWDLGGQDRLRTSWATYYRGTNAAIVVIDSTDRARISLMKDELFRLLGHEDLQNSVILVFANKQDLKDAMSPAEITDALNLHSIKNHDWHIQASCAVTGEGLHDGLGWIAQKVTDKTPK; translated from the exons ATGGGAGCTTTCGCATCTAGATTTTGGTTCATGATGTTCCCTGCAAAAGAGTACAAGATTGTCGTTGTCGGTTTGGACAACGCCGGTAAAACGACGACGCTTTATAAGCTTCACTTGGGTGAAGTTGTCACTACTCATCCTACCGTCGGAAGTAATGTCGAAGAGCTCGTTTACAAGAACATCCGCTTCGAG GTGTGGGATCTTGGTGGGCAAGATAGGCTGAGAACATCGTGGGCAACGTACTATAGAGGAACCAACGCTGCAATCGTGGTTATAGATAGCACTGACAGGGCCAGAATCTCTCTCATGAAAGATGAGCTGTTCAGATTACTGGGGCATGAGGATCTTCAGAACTCGGTGATACTCGTGTTTGCAAACAAACAGGACCTGAAAGACGCTATGAGCCCAGCTGAAATCACGGATGCGCTTAACCTTCATAGTATCAAGAACCATGATTGGCACATTCAAGCAAGCTGTGCAGTTACTGGTGAGGGATTGCATGATGGGCTTGGTTGGATTGCTCAGAAAGTTACTGATAAAACTCCAAAGTAA
- the LOC106309884 gene encoding protein TIFY 4B-like, giving the protein MDAGGGLVSSAKSILEKPLKLLTEDDISQLTREDCRKFLKDKGMRRPSWNKSQAIQQVLSLKALFEPGDDSGAGILRKILVSPNPTRVTATSAEPASEVGARIPFQEDDRRDSPRSAEFSGSEKDSYNTISPRSPAETSALVGQMTIFYSGKVSVYDGVPPEKARSIMHFAANPIDLPEYGVSASARMTSRPMSSKEKMVEPPHYGLEKANASRDSDAEGQANRKVSLQRYLDKRKDRRLFKNKKAPGVASSSLEMYLNRSQPVTNAYSQSLSGGGTGGEQHESPENQRRSPNLSVDLNSDLNSEDN; this is encoded by the exons ATGGACGCAGGAGGAGGATTAGTGTCTTCGGCGAAGTCCATACTGGAGAAGCCTCTGAAGCTCCTCACGGAAGATGACATTTCTCAGCTCACCCGCGAGGATTGCCGCAAGTTCCTCAAGGACAAAG GAATGCGGAGGCCTTCTTGGAACAAATCTCAGGCGATCCAGCAAGTTTTATCCCTCAAAGCTCTCTTTGAGCCCGGCGACGACTCCGGCGCCGGCATCCTCCGCAAGATCCTCGTTTCTCCGAATCCCACTCGC GTCACAGCAACCTCTGCTGAGCCAGCGAGCGAAGTCGGAGCACGGATTCCTTTTCAGGAAGATGACAGAAGAGATTCTCCAAGATCGGCTGAGTTCTCCGGCTCCGAGAAAGACAGCTACAACACTATCTCTCCCAG AAGCCCAGCAGAAACAAGTGCGCTGGTTGGGCAAATGACGATATTCTATAGTGGGAAAGTGAGTGTGTATGATGGTGTACCACCTGAAAAG GCGCGGTCTATCATGCACTTTGCAGCCAATCCGATTGATTTGCCTGAATATGGTGTTTCTGCTTCTGCTAGAATGACATCCAGGCCCATGAGCAGTAAAG AGAAGATGGTTGAACCTCCCCACTATGGCCTTGAAAAGGCAAATGCTTCTCGTGATTCTG ATGCGGAGGGCCAGGCTAACAGAAAAGTGTCGTTGCAAAGATATCTTGACAAGCGGAAGGATAG GAGATTGTTTAAGAACAAAAAGGCACCAGGAGTTGCATCATCTAGCTTGGAGATGTATCTAAATCGTAGTCAGCCAGTGACAAACGCATATTCACAAAGCCTTAGCGGTGGTGGCACTGGAGGAGAACAGCACGAGTCACCTGAAAATCAGAGAAGAAGTCCCAATCTATCTGTTGATCTGAACAGTGATTTAAATAGCGAAG ATAACTAA